Proteins encoded by one window of Panicum virgatum strain AP13 chromosome 7N, P.virgatum_v5, whole genome shotgun sequence:
- the LOC120682943 gene encoding uncharacterized protein LOC120682943, giving the protein MGMVPNGLLPNASARVIRRLDPERWAVAEGRTAELIARIQPNAHSEGRRLAVYHYVQRLIMNCLSCQVFTFGSVPLKTYLPDGDIDVTAFSNSEELKEIWANLVRDALEREEKSENDEFHVKEVQYIQAEVKIIKCLVENIVVDISFNQVGGLCTLCFLEDVCSYFQI; this is encoded by the exons ATGGGGATGGTGCCCAACGGGCTCCTGCCCAATGCGTCCGCCCGGGTGATACGGCGACTCGATCCCGAGCGCTGGGCGGTTGCGGAGGGCCGCACGGCGGAGCTGATTGCGCGCATCCAGCCCAACGCACACTCCGAGGGCCGGAGGCTGGCCGTCTACCACTACGTGCAGCGGCTTATCATGAACTGCCTCTCTTGTCAG GTTTTTACCTTTGGTTCAGTACCTCTCAAGACTTACTTACCTGATGGTGACATTGATGTCACTGCTTTTAGTAATAGTGAAGAATTAAAGGAGATTTGGGCAAACCTTGTCCGGGATGCATTGGAGCGTGAAGAGAAGAGTGAAAATGATGAATTTCATGTAAAAGAAGTCCAGTATATTCAGGCAGAG GTCAAGATTATTAAGTGTCTTGTGGAAAACATCGTTGTCGACATCTCATTCAATCAAGTCGGTGGACTATGTACACTTTGTTTTCTTGAAGATGTGTGTTCTTATTTTCAAATATAG